DNA sequence from the Candidatus Edwardsbacteria bacterium genome:
GCCCGGGCCATTCGACGATCGGGCGCAAGACAGGGGACACTCTGCCGGAAGTGATTGACGATCTGGGAAAGATAATCGACCAAGGCGACGTGGTGATAGATTTCACCTCGGCCGAATCCTCGCTGAAGAACGCTCGAATTGCTGCCAAGCATATCAAGCCCCTGGTCATCGGCGCCACCGGGATCAATGCCGAGCAGATGAAGGAACTGCAGGAACTCTCGAAAAAGATTCCCCTGCTGGTATCATCCAACATGTCCATCGGGGTCAACCTGCTTTACGATATAATCTCCCGGGCGGCCAAAACCATTCCCGGCAACTACGACGTGGAGATCATCGAGACCCATCATAAAAACAAAAAGGACGCCCCCAGCGGCACCGCCAAAAAACTGCTGTCCGAGATAACCACGGTGCGGGGCGGGAACCCGGTCTATGAGCGGGAGAGTTCCAGCAAACCCCGGGGCAATGATGACATCGGGGTGGTTTCCATCCGGGCCGGGGACATCGTGGGCGAGC
Encoded proteins:
- the dapB gene encoding 4-hydroxy-tetrahydrodipicolinate reductase; protein product: MLNLIICGAGGRMGQALIEACHENPDLTIAGLVESPGHSTIGRKTGDTLPEVIDDLGKIIDQGDVVIDFTSAESSLKNARIAAKHIKPLVIGATGINAEQMKELQELSKKIPLLVSSNMSIGVNLLYDIISRAAKTIPGNYDVEIIETHHKNKKDAPSGTAKKLLSEITTVRGGNPVYERESSSKPRGNDDIGVVSIRAGDIVGEHTVVFAGPGERLEFTHRAHSRRVFAEGALMAAKFLAQAKPRMYD